tgcccttttagaaccggttgtcccacATGGGACAACCAGTTCTAatagggcttctaaatttaacaaccagttccagCACACCATtgcagtaagtccctcggcccacaccgcttcctgcagcctccattggcctggagcagcgaaccgcggccagtgggagctgggatcgGCCCGatctgcggacggggcaggtaaacaaactggcctggcctgccaggggctttccctacacaagtggcgttcCAAGTtggggaaacactggtctatacTCATGACTATACTTTCCCTTACCAGTATTTGCCATCCATGCACATTGTTTATTGCGTGTCAAGCAGAGTTCTGAAATGTTGTGTTTTTCAACAGACAACCACTATGCACATCTTTGGCTCTGTGTAGATGATGATCGTTATTAGAATACTTGGAGCACTAATGACCCTTATAATTAAGGTTACCTGAACATTACATTCTGAGCACCCATTTTCAGGTTTTCACAACTTTCTCAAACTTTTCATCTACCAGAATTAAAATTTCCAGGCCTAGTCTCTGCTTgaagtttttggggttttttaagttTGAGGGGGAAATCGTAGTCATTTCTGAGTATGAGACAAATGGAAATATACTTTCCCCATCataagaaaaatgtttacagCCCTGTTTGAATATACCTAGCCCTGATGTGGTTGGAAGTAGAAGGTCATTATAAGGAAGAGTGCTTTGGAATGTTCCAGAGAAAATTCAGTCCAGTGTGGCTGAGCTCTGAGCCTGTGAAAAGTCCCACTTGGTGATCATGCAGTAGTTTTTAATGCTAGCAGTGTTTGTAACAAACAACCTGACAATGTTCCAAAGAGACCTGTGTTCCACTGGGTGTGCCTGGGAGGGCAGCTTTGCTACATACTAGAAAGTTAAAAGTGAAGTAAAGATTTTGCATTGGGTGTAGCATAGCTTTGTAGGAGCCCAGCTTCATTTACTGTGTAGCAAAGAGTGGATTAAGGAAGACAGGGTTCTGAAAGACACTCTTGTCTTCTTCATTATGACCCTCTAAAGGTGAACGAGAGAGAGTCTAATTCATTCTTTACACAGTGAAGTGTCCATTGGCTTGCACAGCTGGAAAACTGTGGGTTTGATTCTTGTTTACATGAAAATCCTTTTACATTGCTTCGGTAATATTAAGGGGCCCTGAAGGGGCcctagtataaatgagaatcagcccATTGTATCAGCCCAGAAAGCTTGCACTACATTGAAAATGTAATGTTTTCAGTGGCTGCAGCTGCCCATGACATAGGAATGCTCTGTAGGAGCCTTTGCCTCACTCACTGTACCTCTTGTATAGAAATTATTTCCATGCTTTCTGTTTTTCTGGTAGTCCCAGAGTAATGTCAAGCAGCAGAATATGCTACTCCTATTTTACCTAAGGTTTTAGAAAGGTTTAAATGATTCATTTACATTATGAAAGTGTACATCACATGGTGTGCACATTCCATACACAAAGGAAAAACGCAGTCCCCATCccaaaagcaaaagaaagagCCAGGGAAAGGGACATGTCATACAAACAAGCAAGGTGAAGACTGGCACAGTCCTCTTAGCTCCTTATAGTTTAACATAGGAACTAGTTGCCCCATCTCTGGTTGATTGTTAATTCTTGACCTAACCCTCTACAGATCCATAATTTCTTTAATATATTGTCATGAACTGGATGAAGccttgttatgggttgagttaaaacatTGTTCAAACTGATGTGTGTACGAGCTCGTCAGTTAAGTTAGctgtaagagacagttaagggacCACACTTCAAACAAACACCTACTAGagtctgcccagaaactagcacTGGATGGGCCGAGGGTTCCACTAGGTGTTGTGACAGGACAGGGGTGTGTGAGAACACTCACAGACTGAGATCAGACAAGAACAAtgggagaagcagaggcaaaaagtaAGAAAGCCCATCAGTAGCCTGTGAATACAGTATGACCCTGGGAAAAGCGAGAGAGAAAACCTTTGGATCTATGGGCTAAAGACATTAGGGGCTACaagttaatcatagaatatcagggttgaaagagacctcaggaggatctagtccaaccccctgctcaaagcaggaccagtccccaactaaatcatcccagccagggctttgtcaagcctgaccttaaaaacctctaaggaaggagataccaccacctcccaagggaacccattccagtgcttcaccaccctcctagtgaaaaagtttttcctaatatcctacttaacctcccccactgcaacttgagaccattactccttgttctgtcatctgccaccgctgagaacagccgagctccgtcctctttggaaccccctttcaggtagttgaaggctgctatcaaatcccccctcactcttttcttctgcagactaaataaccccagttccctcagcctctcctcataagacatgtgctccagccccctagtcatttttgttcacacacacacacacacacacacacacacacacacacacgtgtctctctctaatttatccacatcctttctgtagtgggagacccaaaattggacacagtactccagctgtggcctcaccagtgccaagtagaggggaataatcacttcccttgatctgctggcaatggccctacgaatacagcccaatatgtcatTAGAGTttttggcagcaagggcacactgctgactctcatccagcttctcatccactgtaattcccagatccttttctgtagaactgctgcttagccagtcagtccctagcctgtagcagtgcatgggattcttccatcctaaatgcaggactctgcacttgtccttgttgaacctcatgagatttcttttggcccaatccttcaatttgtctaggtcactctggaccctgtccctaccctccagcatatctacctctccctccagcttagtctCATCTGTgaccttgctgagggtgcaatccatcctatcatctagatcattaatgaagatgttgaacaaaactggccccaggaccagctcctggggcactctgcgtgataccagctgccaactagacattgagccgtggatcactacccgttgagccaacgatctaaccagctttctatccaccttatagtccattcatcctatccatacttctttaacttgctggcaagaatactgtgggagactgtatcaaaagctttgctaaagtcaaggtatatcacgtccgccactttccccatatccacagagccaattattacatcatagaaggcaatcaagttggtcaggcatgacttgcccctagtgaatccatgctgactgttcctgatcaccttcctctcctccaagtgcttcagaatggattccttgaagacctgcttCCTGATCTTTCTGGGGagtgaagtgaggctgaccggtctgtagttccctgtgGCGTGTGTTTAGATTAGAAACATTTCGTTCTATATAGAAGAATGGAGTTTTGGTATAAGATTGTATAGGATTTTTCATCTGCACACTTATTTTGCTTTGGCACGTATTAGGCATTAGTAATAGTGTTAAGACTAATTATTGTGGTGTGGGGGAAACGACTTTATGTCCTATATTGGTGACCCTGAAGATTTCAGCTGGCCAGTCACTATGATTGTGTAGCACAGCAAAGCATTTCATTTAACCCCCCGGGGAAGAATCAAGCagtattttattcatatttacaAATTAAAGAGTAAATGCAGTTtttattaatttccttgtttAGTGCAAGAGACTGCTCAGTCCCGCTATGAATCAGTGCTGAATGCTCTAACAGACAAAAGCCAACCTGAGCAGATATTACTGGAGATGGAGAGGAGACTTGCAGCTGTAAGTTCAGAAATTCATCTGTTGTGCTGAATCTGGGTCCTGAATTTCTCCCGTTTCTTAAAAAATACTAATGAAATATTAGATTATGCCTTCCTATGATAGATTATGAAGATGAAAGTTACCACTCTAATGGAGgaaaatatgtatattaaaatGCTAATTCTAGGCTAACTCTGCCATCTAGTAATCGCGCATTACGCTGCCCTGCAGGGATCCAAACCGAGGTGTTGATCATGATCTTTCGTTCGCCAGGATAGCAGGTGCCAGTCCCAGAGTGCTGTCAGTGTGGTGGTGGCCGCATTTCCCAATGCTGTGGGAGCTGTTCTCTGGATGGGCCTGGCTTCTGGCAGCTTGGAGAATGCTGGTGCAGTATGTCTCCGATAAAGAGGGATGGGCATGCTTCTCGTGGAAAGTCAGGTCAAACAGGGCCTCAGGGAGAGAACAAGGGACTTAGAGGGAGCAAAATATGACTTGTCATACAGATGCAAGATTGAAATGTCAGACTTTAAGCTGCCTAGATGGAGCTGGATTCCCAGAAGGGCCCCACAGTGTATGTTTTTGGCAAACAATAAGCCACAGGAGGAAGTGGTATGTTGTCTTCATGAAGATAGGGAGACACCACCGTGAATTAGAAATTCACCCCACCCAAAGAAATGTTATCACCATATTGCTTTTTGAAAACATGGCTCTGCACAGAAACATCCCAACTACTGATACTTGGGTTGATAGGAAAGCTAAGTGGACCATCTAAGATTTAATACTAAAGGGGTTTTGGTTTGAATGTTACTATTGgagtttttagtgtttgttgCCTAATTTTTCTACTCTGCTGACTACTTTCCCCAGAAAGATATGGAGATTTTAGATGTGAAATCCAACTTGCAGTTACTGAAGGAGAGTGTGGAACTACTGACATCTCAGCAGAATAAGCAACATCAGAAGCTATGTGAACAGTTAAATCACCTACCATTTCCCAACATTTTAGCTGAACTGCAGACATTCATTTCCACTTCCAGATCTCCCAGCTGCATAAAGGATAATGCATCCCAGACGTCTCCAGATATATTACAGGACCTCTATCTCACCAGTCAAGAAAAAGCATGCTGTCAGTGCTATCAGAGTATGAGGGTTTGCAGAACGAGTTCCTTTCAGACTCAGCCGCACACCATGACAATGGCAAATAGACATGGAAATTCCCAAATGAGGAATCACATAGCTAAAGATGATGCAAACAGGACTGATTTAAACACAGTTGCTGGAAGGGAGGTCAGTCTCACTACTACAGCTTTACAAGGCAAAGAAAACATGACTATACAAGAGACGAAGTCTGGTTTAGAAAAGCAACCTTCTGCTAACAATCCACCTTGTGCCTGCTGCTCCAACACTGACGTTTTTGGGGATAGTCATGAGAAACATCAGCTGCTTACTCAAGAAATATCTCAAGCCACACCGCTGAGGATGGTAATCAGGAAAGACTCTAAGGGAATCAAAACTATGACTCCTTCACAACAAAATCAGAGCCAACTTTGCCAACCTCCTGCACAAAACAATATGGCTGGAAGAGACAAAGACTTTGCCACAGACAACGTGATGCATATCACAGTTGTAGGAAAcagactaaaaaaagaaaagtccaAAAAACTCCGCCGGAGTAAATTAACAGTGAGGAAAAGAATCTACGTTGCTAAGAAAAAAGGAGACCTTTCCAAGTGTCCTGACAGTGGTCTGAATCAAAAAATGACCAGCAGGTGGATGGAGTTGGAGGATTCCAGAAAAAATTACTCTCCCACAGATACAGTTACACTTCATTCAGAGAACTCAGGCCCAGGGTCTTCAGCTCCCAGTCACCAAAAGCTAAGCAGGGCCCaaaacaggaagaaagaaaactcCTTGCCAGTGCTTCACTCCCATGAAAACCTGGAACGGCTTGCAGCCAAGAGGAAGGGAATATTGGAAAGTAAGAGGAGAGTGGATATTTGCACTACCAAAGGGACTCTCTGTTTCTGGGATTGCTCTCCCAGGGAGACTGACATAAAGGATGAAAAACAGATGAGCTGGTTCACTCTCCCAAGCACCATGGCTTCTAATAAGTCATGTCTTTCTTTCGCCCCTGTCCAGCATAAGAATCCAACATTTTGCTCCTTAGTTTTTGATAGTGATTATTCTGATTGACATTTTCAGTTTGATTTTCCTGATGTATAACAGAAGTGTGGCTGgttcaatctgtttttttcctttaggTCTGTTGGCTTTTTAATTTCTCAGGTCTGTCACGCTTTAGACATGGCACATAACTGAGCATGTGGCACCTTGGAGCCGTGTATGGAGGGATAAGGCTTTTTCATACACAAGGCACCCCCCTCTGGCAATATACAAGATGTACTCAGACCTAAACTACATTGACGTGTCATTGGCAAGCTTTGGGTATTGTAAATGAGAATATATTGCTATATTCTGTCCAGGGGCAAGGATTCCCATTCACCTGGGAAAGCTGTTGTGCtccttattatttttatattttggtgTCTCCCTGCTCTTAGCAGAAATGCCATTGTTCTCTAATTGTTGTCATCTTTGCTTAGCAGAAGAGGCTCTGTGATGCTTGCCTAAATTTCTACTAGCGCGAACCCTGCTAGCAGGCTATGGGGCACAGAAACACAGCTGAGTCTGTTGTTACTGTATCTGGAAGTGGAAtctatttaaaactttttaagaCATGTCTGTGGCCTAGGACTTTCATTCCAgtttttcattctttctctttAGAGTGGTTCAGATGGCTAAGGACtgaatcctggtcccactgaaatgaatgggaattcTTATGATTGACTTCACACAATTAAGATTAGCCCCAGATCTTTTGCCCTATTCTGGGTAAAAGTACcttttgtgtgaaaaaaaaaaaccctaatatcTTGTTGCGTTCACCAAATACAGCATTTCTTCTCCTTCCGGGCTTATTTCTCTGGTCACTTTCTTCAATttcagcctcttttttttttctcatctgcATCTCTTAGCTAATCAGGAATTTGGTCTTGTGTGTTTCTAGTGTATTAGGGCCTCAAAGAAAAGCCTAGAAAGGTGGCACTCATAAAACAAAATGCCCAGAAAGACCCTTGGTtctgtctgtttttgtttaaaagactGAAGTATTTCTGGTTAACAGTGATTTCAAATTAATaggttttaaggtcagaagggaccattagaacCACCAGTTCTGAGCTCcagcatgacacaggccatagaactccacCCGGGGAATCCTGCCTCAGCTCCTAGGGTGATGGgactcctccagcagctcctttaGAAAGGCGTCCAGCCTCGAGTTTAAGTTTTGATCACTTCAGATAATTTTATTCTATTTGATTTCAGAATCAGGTTTGCTCTGACAAATGAAACACTTCAATATATCAGAAAGAGATCTGCTGTCATGAATATAAACGGCCTCATTTTGTCATTCCAAAATAAAAAGACCTTGTTTATCTGTTACTTGATTATCAAGTCATTTCTTCATTAATGTCAGATTTCTGTGTAACGATTTCAGGGGAAAGGCTCATATGTGCTTGTATTGCTGTGGGTTAACAGGCAGATGCTGTTTAGCTAGTTTGTCTCCTACAGATGATATAATTGGGATAATTAGTTTTATTCAGCTTGTCTGATATTTAACGAAGAGGGATAACATCACTTTTTATAACTCTGTAATGTCAGATTCTGTGTTAATGCTCTTTGGTGAACATGACAGGTGACATTTTCAATCAGTGTGGCAGCATCGTCTGAGGAACTAACATGTCTCAGAGAGCGACAGCAACACAAAAGATTAAGTGAGTCTCCAAGATGCGAGTGCTGTAGTGGGGCGGGAATGCACACCTTGTGGTCATATGCACCGTACATGCGAGGTCACACCGCACGGAGGGCACCATTTTATACAGAAATGGAATGGCAACCTCTACGCAACGTGACTTAGcacacaccatgtgtgtgagGGTACACCGGCAGGGACGGAGTACACATATCCACAGACACCTTTGCTACCAAACAGACAGTCGCACCAGCATAGGATTCAGTTTACTCTGAGTGAGGCTGATGTGATGGTGGTCAATCTTCACTGCTGTGGTGCCACTGTGGACACCAAGTGTTAGCATACCAGCTGCACTAAATCAGTTGTCCTTCCCAGTGTAATCCCACAATGCTTCTGCACTCTTCAGGGATGGCTTTGACTCTTAGAGCATTAACTCTATCATCTGTCAAGCTGCAGTCATCTCCATCCCAACACCTTCCTCCTCCAGGTGTGGCAGCATCGGAGGTAGTACGCAGGTCATCTCAGTTCCATAAGGTACCCCTAACACTCAGATTAAATGGGCCCAAAAAGGACAATAAAATATAACTGTAATAAAGTGTAGATTAAGACACTTCCTTTCTGCCTCAGGGATTCTCCTGAGAAACACATAGGGATTGCCAGGGCTGTccacctgctgctgcagcatctcCACACACCCAAGgtctgaaaaacagaaaacagaag
This genomic window from Chelonoidis abingdonii isolate Lonesome George chromosome 17, CheloAbing_2.0, whole genome shotgun sequence contains:
- the IHO1 gene encoding interactor of HORMAD1 protein 1 isoform X2: MNFNIWNIKEMFSTPTASKTNKSSSRSSAPSDYSSLSDSQFLFGSQFCPENSQSAPVPLECSAQSRQQKSSQQNSQDSELSIFTKYQTKPQLFGGDEKEKSSFNFGVGKLKNVLEQFEVNKKKIKDKHDSEVLSTFISSVKESIQGLQICLNKFEGSLDSRNKSILDGLEAISKTLQETAQSRYESVLNALTDKSQPEQILLEMERRLAAKDMEILDVKSNLQLLKESVELLTSQQNKQHQKLCEQLNHLPFPNILAELQTFISTSRSPSCIKDNASQTSPDILQDLYLTSQEKACCQCYQSMRVCRTSSFQTQPHTMTMANRHGNSQMRNHIAKDDANRTDLNTVAGREVSLTTTALQGKENMTIQETKSGLEKQPSANNPPCACCSNTDVFGDSHEKHQLLTQEISQATPLRMVIRKDSKGIKTMTPSQQNQSQLCQPPAQNNMAGRDKDFATDNVMHITVVGNRLKKEKSKKLRRSKLTVRKRIYVAKKKGDLSKCPDSGLNQKMTSRWMELEDSRKNYSPTDTVTLHSENSGPGSSAPSHQKLSRAQNRKKENSLPVLHSHENLERLAAKRKGILESKRRVDICTTKGTLCFWDCSPRETDIKDEKQMSWFTLPSTMASNKSCLSFAPVQHKNPTFCSLVFDSDYSD
- the IHO1 gene encoding interactor of HORMAD1 protein 1 isoform X1, giving the protein MNFNIWNIKEMFSTPTASKTNKSSSRSSAPSDYSSLSDSQFLFGSQFCPENSQSAPVPLECSAQSRQQKSSQQNSQDSELSIFTKYQTKPQLFGGDEKEKSSFNFGVGKLKNVLEQFEVNKKKIKDKHDSEVLSTFISSVKESIQGKDMEILDVKSNLQLLKESVELLTSQQNKQHQKLCEQLNHLPFPNILAELQTFISTSRSPSCIKDNASQTSPDILQDLYLTSQEKACCQCYQSMRVCRTSSFQTQPHTMTMANRHGNSQMRNHIAKDDANRTDLNTVAGREVSLTTTALQGKENMTIQETKSGLEKQPSANNPPCACCSNTDVFGDSHEKHQLLTQEISQATPLRMVIRKDSKGIKTMTPSQQNQSQLCQPPAQNNMAGRDKDFATDNVMHITVVGNRLKKEKSKKLRRSKLTVRKRIYVAKKKGDLSKCPDSGLNQKMTSRWMELEDSRKNYSPTDTVTLHSENSGPGSSAPSHQKLSRAQNRKKENSLPVLHSHENLERLAAKRKGILESKRRVDICTTKGTLCFWDCSPRETDIKDEKQMSWFTLPSTMASNKSCLSFAPVQHKNPTFCSLVFDSDYSD